Proteins encoded within one genomic window of Haematobia irritans isolate KBUSLIRL chromosome 5, ASM5000362v1, whole genome shotgun sequence:
- the LOC142240880 gene encoding uncharacterized protein LOC142240880 codes for MQGDGKMVTQSQNIPEPPNRLSAQTDGITEVERATQEHLRLWNEAKLRAEQASLRDEELAKQTAAVIKSQGVGEHSTSDLHKAHEQHLRLVNDLTAKIHGGEASLEHKYVSQLKSGSPVEQTIVSHVETPEVIKAREEHYRLVNEAKLKAENVEHKHQPVDSLKSQAEGLAEIERATQEHLRLWNEAKLRAEQASLKDEELAKQKVTSFQSTPETVAPQPTIGLRSSHEEHLGLINEATAKLQGAQSHVESQVKFDNSQEHYQVHHLSGGVVDTPEVMRAREEHLRLVNEAKLRSESVEHKHDVQVPAIKTVPHQQQSTFQSDHVAVIADTPEVIKAREEHLRLVNEANAKAQSIVHKEEQHQVVQMPVHGERSRLVDDAKVKAQSVDYQTGVVSSPQHQTIVLPEETPEVIEAREQHLRIFNAVKSYIENEEKSKSRLIADTDGKSYTMEEQRIIEEERMREAERLQEEQRQLELDRMREAERLAVEQRQMELELIRLKQEEEQRLQMELMEEKLRLKAEQDQLSQVVIVEEGQRQKDTAPAEKYQQVVLVEENRSNQIPQQAYQPASNPFLPNLKFDTTQSSSGSIQENKFIQSSTQMPISSYSTSHMEKSDTPSMAAVRYIQSSQNSIGSKQQYVQQEVSKTSSDHASFQPADTAAALIHLEKVRQEHFRAHEQALEQLRLARVQSASLKDCNH; via the coding sequence ATGCAAGGAGATGGTAAGATGGTCACTCAAAGTCAAAATATTCCGGAACCACCAAATCGTTTGTCTGCCCAAACCGACGGAATAACTGAAGTGGAACGGGCTACCCAAGAACATTTGCGTTTGTGGAATGAAGCCAAGCTGCGTGCTGAGCAAGCTAGTCTGAGGGATGAGGAGTTGGCAAAGCAGACAGCAGCAGTAATAAAATCACAAGGAGTAGGTGAACATTCAACATCGGACCTTCATAAGGCTCACGAGCAACATTTACGTTTGGTCAATGACTTAACGGCTAAAATCCATGGTGGTGAAGCATCATTGGAACACAAATACGTATCACAGCTAAAATCTGGTAGTCCTGTGGAACAAACCATAGTTTCTCACGTGGAAACACCCGAAGTGATTAAGGCCCGTGAAGAACATTATAGGTTGGTGAATGAAGCCAAACTGAAAGCAGAAAATGTGGAACACAAACATCAACCGGTAGATTCATTGAAATCTCAAGCCGAAGGACTAGCCGAAATCGAACGTGCTACTCAAGAGCATTTACGCTTATGGAATGAGGCCAAATTACGTGCTGAACAAGCCAGCCTTAAAGACGAGGAATTAGCTAAACAAAAGGTAACAAGTTTCCAAAGTACACCGGAGACAGTTGCCCCGCAACCAACAATAGGGTTGCGAAGCTCTCATGAGGAACATCTAGGTTTAATCAACGAAGCTACAGCTAAACTCCAAGGTGCCCAATCTCATGTGGAATCACAAGTCAAATTTGATAATTCACAAGAACACTATCAGGTCCATCATCTATCTGGCGGTGTTGTTGATACGCCTGAAGTGATGAGGGCCCGCGAAGAGCACCTAAGGCTTGTCAATGAAGCGAAATTGAGATCGGAAAGTGTGGAACACAAACATGATGTACAAGTACCAGCCATAAAAACTGTCCCTCACCAACAACAATCAACATTCCAAAGTGATCACGTCGCTGTTATTGCCGATACTCCAGAAGTGATAAAAGCCCGGGAAGAACATTTGCGTTTGGTAAACGAAGCTAATGCCAAGGCTCAATCTATAGTACACAAGGAAGAGCAACATCAAGTTGTGCAAATGCCAGTTCACGGAGAGCGCTCGCGTTTGGTTGATGATGCAAAAGTGAAAGCTCAATCTGTAGACTATCAGACGGGAGTTGTTTCATCTCCGCAACATCAAACAATTGTTCTACCAGAGGAAACTCCCGAGGTCATCGAGGCTCGTGAGCAACATTTGCGCATTTTCAATGCTGTCAAATCCTACATTGAAAACGAAGAGAAATCTAAATCCAGGCTAATCGCAGACACTGATGGAAAATCCTACACCATGGAGGAGCAGAGGATAATTGAAGAGGAACGCATGCGCGAAGCAGAGCGACTACAAGAAGAACAAAGGCAACTGGAACTGGATCGCATGCGTGAGGCAGAACGTTTGGCTGTGGAACAGCGACAAATGGAATTGGAATTAATTCGTTTGAAACAAGAAGAGGAGCAACGTTTGCAAATGGAATTAATGGAAGAGAAACTTCGTCTGAAAGCAGAGCAAGATCAATTGTCCCAGGTGGTTATAGTGGAAGAGGGTCAACGGCAAAAAGATACAGCTCCTGCCGAAAAATATCAGCAGGTTGTATTGGTGGAAGAAAATAGATCGAATCAAATTCCACAGCAGGCATATCAACCTGCGAGCAAtccttttttgccaaatttaaaatttgataccACACAAAGTAGCAGTGGAAGCATTCAAGAGAATAAATTTATACAGAGTAGTACTCAGATGCCTATAAGCAGTTATTCCACATCGCATATGGAGAAATCCGATACACCTTCAATGGCGGCTGTGCGTTATATCCAATCATCCCAAAACTCAATTGGATCCAAACAGCAATATGTGCAACAAGAGGTTTCTAAAACTTCATCTGATCATGCCAGCTTTCAACCAGCCGATACTGCAGCTGCTCTCATTCATCTGGAAAAGGTAAGGCAAGAACATTTCCGAGCCCATGAACAAGCTTTGGAGCAATTGCGTTTAGCTAGAGTTCAGAGCGCATCGTTGAAGGATTGTAATCATTGA
- the LOC142237735 gene encoding uncharacterized protein LOC142237735, producing the protein MRLFILSLLAIGSVHSLSVGYPYRTGLQAFNPSRGEFPVQSSVVKGYLRHLDNNGVERLVGYSYPEPVYGIRQVSYVRAVPSISTPILRTYEADEFARAQEAHFRAWSLQQYQALKSEIDAFRAMGKQPPADLLEKFRPLEQIALASNFNSIAEIPEVKRVRDEHLDFWSSARIQDLQKPVGEIKTYVQHSVPLTSS; encoded by the exons atgaggTTATTTATTTTAAGCCTTTTGGCCATTGGTAGTGTACATTCCCTTTCCGTTGGTTATCCATATCGAACGGGATTGCAGGCATTCAATCCATCAAGAGGGGAATTTCCGGTTCAGAGTTCGGTGGTAAAGGGGTACCTTCGTCATTTGGATAACAATGGCGTTGAACGCCTGGTAGGATACAGCTATCCGGAACCAGTGTATGGCATTCGGCAGGTCAGCTATGTTCGAGCAGTTCCATCCATTAGTACTCCTATATTACGAACTTATGAAGCCGATGAATTTGCTAGAGCTCAAGAAGCCCATTTTCGTGCCTGGTCTTTGCAACAATATCAGGCATTGAAGAGTGAAATCGATGCTTTTAGGGCGATGGGTAAGCAGCCGCCGGCAGATCTTTTGGAAAAGTTTAGACCATTGGAACAAATAGCATTGGCTTCGAATTTCAATTCCATAGCTGAGATTCCTGAAGTTAAGCGTGTGCGTGATGAACATTTGGATTTTTGGAGTTCAGCCCGTATCCAAGATTTGCAGAAGCCTGTAGGAGAGATCAAGACTTATGTCCAACACAGCGTACCCTTGAC GAGCAGCTAA